A genomic segment from Tissierellales bacterium encodes:
- a CDS encoding helix-turn-helix domain-containing protein, producing KLAGIGIKIYPYLDSLSEEVINLADFLNFPIIDIHYSIPLSDIMTTVHKEVFNKQASLLERIEKAHEQFINVMLKGKGVEEVVPIIHENIKNPVVLNLNFTNERHEYFGNIDNITKKELLEDVEKYYSINSIKRKQKIFAENKILINGKYVKRMVMPIVVKDSCYGHIISWSTTTPLGGFDLSIIESASTIIALSVLQDLSVKEVEIRYRSEFFEDLISIDSKRKKKALDRAHFFNLNLHDHYIIEVIDFKFKVDDKIEEDSQLLDYIQDNVNEIVSITEELIKYYKFNGLIASKMNGIQVLLGCDSKKLMNDKLNKFNKALDKELLTKFENMEFKIGVGRCYKELGNVNKSFGDALKAVRTGRVLTEKNVITFDELGIFKILSQDYLNEELEDFYNETLKPLTDYDEKKSTELVKTLETYFEYNGNLKRMSESLFTHYNTVLYRINRIKDITNMDLDDPNDRLNLEIALKIKELLIM from the coding sequence AAAACTTGCCGGAATTGGTATAAAGATTTATCCATACTTAGATTCCCTTTCAGAAGAGGTTATAAATTTAGCAGACTTTTTAAACTTCCCTATTATTGATATTCACTACTCTATTCCTTTATCAGACATAATGACTACAGTACATAAAGAAGTATTTAATAAACAAGCGTCACTTTTAGAAAGAATTGAAAAAGCCCATGAACAATTTATAAATGTTATGTTAAAGGGAAAGGGAGTAGAAGAAGTTGTACCTATAATCCATGAAAATATTAAAAACCCTGTGGTACTAAATTTAAATTTTACAAATGAAAGACATGAGTATTTTGGTAATATTGATAACATTACTAAAAAGGAATTATTAGAAGATGTAGAAAAATATTATAGTATTAATTCTATAAAGAGGAAGCAAAAAATATTTGCTGAAAATAAAATTTTAATCAATGGAAAATATGTAAAGAGAATGGTTATGCCAATAGTTGTGAAGGATAGTTGTTATGGTCATATAATTTCTTGGTCTACTACAACACCTTTAGGAGGGTTTGACTTATCTATTATTGAAAGCGCAAGTACTATTATAGCCTTATCAGTTCTTCAAGATTTATCAGTTAAAGAAGTAGAAATTAGATATAGATCAGAGTTTTTTGAGGATTTAATTTCTATAGATTCAAAAAGAAAAAAGAAAGCTTTAGATAGAGCTCATTTTTTTAATTTAAATCTTCATGATCATTACATAATTGAGGTTATTGACTTTAAGTTTAAAGTAGATGATAAAATAGAAGAAGATAGTCAACTTCTCGACTATATTCAAGATAATGTGAATGAAATAGTTTCTATAACAGAAGAACTAATTAAATACTATAAATTTAATGGATTAATTGCAAGTAAAATGAATGGTATCCAGGTATTATTAGGTTGTGATAGTAAAAAGCTTATGAATGATAAATTAAATAAATTTAATAAGGCTTTAGATAAAGAGCTATTAACAAAATTTGAAAATATGGAATTTAAAATAGGAGTAGGTAGATGTTATAAAGAATTAGGCAATGTAAATAAAAGCTTTGGAGATGCATTAAAGGCAGTAAGGACAGGAAGAGTATTGACTGAAAAAAATGTCATAACTTTTGATGAACTGGGAATATTTAAAATATTAAGTCAAGATTATTTAAATGAAGAATTAGAAGATTTTTATAATGAAACATTGAAGCCTTTGACAGATTATGATGAAAAAAAATCTACAGAACTTGTTAAAACATTGGAAACCTATTTTGAATATAATGGTAATTTAAAGAGAATGTCAGAAAGTTTATTTACTCATTATAATACTGTCTTATATAGAATTAATAGAATTAAAGATATAACTAATATGGATTTAGATGACCCAAACGATAGACTTAATTTAGAAATAGCTTTAAAAATAAAAGAGTTATTAATAATGTAA